The DNA window AAAGCGGATGCGATAACCAAACATAAAATAATTTTTGAAGCAATCTCAATCACAATCTATTCCTCTACTATATTTATTTCAACTCTGCGGTTCACCAAAGAGTATCCTTGTGGATCATTGGGTACAATTGGCATGGTTTCACCATACCCTTTTGCGGTTAAACGCTCAGGTTCAACACCCAAATCAATCAATATCTTCATCACACTTTGTGCACGTTGTTCAGAGACAAATTGGTTGAAGCTTTCATCCCCTTTTGCATCTGTGTGTCCTGCTACTTCAAAATGAAGCAATGGATACTTTTTAAGTATCACGCCAACAGCTTCAATGGTTTCCATACTTTTTGGCGTTACATTATAGCTCATTCGTTTAAAAATGATACCACTTTGTTCAATAATTGAATTGATTTCATCTTGTACGGCTTTATTGGTTTGAGGCACTTCTTCTTTTACCTCAGCTTTAACAGGTTCTTGTTTAGGTATTTGCACTTCAGCAGTGACTTTGAGAGGCGGTGTTGTTTCTTCTTCTTTTTGCACTTCTGTGACAGGTGTTTTTTCTATTTTTTCTTCAACTTTTTGCTCATCACTCTCTTCAAGTTGTTCAATATTATCGCTTTTTTCTTTGATGGTTTGTTCTTCCAAATTGACTTCATTTTCTTCAGTTGGAACAATCATCTCTTCATTTAAAGTTAAAGGTGTTGCCGTTTTAGGTTCAAAGTCGTCGATATGAGTATACACACACGTTGCCATTAGGGCAAGCAGTAATAGAATTAATAATGTAATTTTAGTCGATAAACTCATTCTTCTTCTTTTTTAATAATTTTTTAAATCGGCTTAAAAATAATTTAATTAACCATTATATAATAAATAAAATTAAGTGAAAGTATAAATTAAGTGATAATTTCAGCGAATTTAAAAAAAATCACTATTTAAAGAGAGTTTTTTCGCTGTAACTGCCAAAAGGTCGAAAGACGACCTTTAATATATTACAAGCGAATAAGAGATTAAAGAACCAACTGTGTATACCCCGATACACAATGCGTAAAACTTGATGTGGTCAGTCAGTGT is part of the Candidatus Marinarcus aquaticus genome and encodes:
- a CDS encoding OmpA family protein, yielding MSLSTKITLLILLLLALMATCVYTHIDDFEPKTATPLTLNEEMIVPTEENEVNLEEQTIKEKSDNIEQLEESDEQKVEEKIEKTPVTEVQKEEETTPPLKVTAEVQIPKQEPVKAEVKEEVPQTNKAVQDEINSIIEQSGIIFKRMSYNVTPKSMETIEAVGVILKKYPLLHFEVAGHTDAKGDESFNQFVSEQRAQSVMKILIDLGVEPERLTAKGYGETMPIVPNDPQGYSLVNRRVEINIVEE